In Tenacibaculum sp. 190524A02b, the genomic stretch GAGTATTGAATCCTATTAAATTAGTGATTACAAATTACCCTGAAAATACTGACGAGGTATTAATTGCAGAAAATAACCCTGAAGACGAAAATTCTGGAAGTAGGGAAGTACCTTTTTCTAGAGAATTATATATAGAAAGAGAAGATTTTAAAGAAGAAGCGAATAAAAAGTATTTTCGTTTAACTATTGGTAAGGAGGTACGTTTAAAAAACGCCTATATTATAAAAGGAGAAGGTTGTATTAAAGATGGTGAGGGTAATATTACTGAGATTCATTGTACGTATGATCCGTTGAGTAAATCTGGAAGTGGTACTGAAGAAAGTAAACGAAAAGTGAAAGGAACTTTACATTGGGTTTCTATAAAACACGCAGTTGAAGCTGAGGTAAGAGTTTATGATCGATTGTTTTCTGACGAAGCTCCAGGAAGTCATAAAGACAAAGATTTTATGGAGTTTTTAAACCCAGACTCATTAAATGTAATTAACGCTTTTGTTGAACCTAGTTTACAAGAAGCTAGTATTGGAGATCGATTCCAATTTCAACGATTAGGGTATTTTAATGTTGATGATGATACCAATGATGGAAAATTAGTGTTCAATAAAACAGTTGGCCTGCGTGATACTTGGGCTAAAAAGAATAAATAATTTAAAATAAAACACCCTGATGAAACATCAGGGTGTTTTTATCTATTGAACTACAATAAGAAATAATTCTTTACTTAGCTTTTACTTTAAAAGATCCATTAGTAATATTCATATAATTTATTACTCTAGTATCTATGGGACAAGATTGTATTCTTCCAGAAAAAACTCCTGCAAAATTTGCCCCATCATTTTCAGAAGTTACAAAAGTGATTTTTCCATCTTTAGAGCAGTTTATATGAGTTATGATAGGACTATAACGATAATCTACTCCTTTTTCATGATACTCTATTTCTGCTAAAGAGCCAGAGCCAACATCGTTTTTACGTAAAATTATAGTTATAATTTTGTCGGTAGAGTTGTCAATAGTTCCCGTTAGCTTAGGGATATTTTCACCATAAGCATGATAGGTGTACGTACCGACTACTACTTTGTTGAAGATTAATTCTTCTCCATTAACAGTCATTTTAATTTCATTAACAGAAAGTTGTTCTTCAGGATTGTCATCATTGCCTGAACAAGAAAAAAAGAATAAAGAGGTTAGTACTAAAAATGTTTGGATGAATAGTTTTTTCATAGTTTAAAAGTTTAACAATTATGTTGCTAATGTAAGGGTTTTAACCTTTTTAAAAGCTCTTTTTATGTTAATTTTAAAGCCGATTTTGAACTTTCATTTACTTATAAAATAGTCTGTTTGTAGAAAATTTTTCTAAGATTCTGTAACTATTTTCTTAATATAAAGTTCCAGTAGTAAAAACTCTCGTTTTCTAGCAAAATTCTTTTTCTTTATAAACTTAAAGTTTTTGATTTCGCCCAAACCTTGTTGTTCTATGAAGTTCAGAAAACTGAGTAATGAATTAAAATTACCTCTAATGACGAATGGGTATAATAAAACGTTAGCTCCATTTTCTTTTACAGAAATGGGATTGTTGAACTCAACAATATCAATAGAGTTTTTACTTTTATATTCATTTATTTTTTTTAAAAGTATTTGCTGAAATGAATTAGTAACAGAAATGTTTTCTTGAGCTAAAATAGCATCTAAATCGATTGACTCTTTTTTTAGGGTTACTAATTGTGTAGAAATATTTTCAATACCGTCTTTCTCTTTCTGTAGAGCTTTTAGCTTATGTTTATAATCAATCGTTTTAGAAATACTTAACGAATATGTGATAATGGCAAGTAATACAATACCAATAACTAAGAAGATGTTTTTCTTTTTATAACTCATTTTTTATAGTTATGGTGATGTTAAACTTTGAAAATCTATTTTTTTTATCGTTATCAATAGCTAGCTTAGAAACCTCTTTTACCCAATCAATTTTTTCAATAGCATCTATCCAATTACTAAATTCGTTTTCTTTCTTTAAAACTCCTTTAATATTTATTTGATGCAGTTGGTTGCTTATTTCTTTTCCTTCCTTTATAGTTGCTGTAAATGGCTGAAAATTGAATTCAGTTAGTAAGATAGATGCTGGAACAAAGTTAGATATTTGATCTATATACTTAGCATAACTAGTAGAAGAGTAATTTTGAATTTCTTGTAAAAACTTTTTCTTTTCTAATACAGTTTCTTGAATCGAAGTAAGTTTTTCCTTGTTATCTCTATATAAATCTAACTGATCACTTAGTTTTTGAACCTTTGAATAGTACGAGTTAAAAGCAATAAAGTTAAAAAGTAATGCTACAAAAAAGGCAATTAAAGCAGCTTTAAATCCTTTTGTGAAAATTGTTTTACTAACAAATTCATCTATTCGTTCTTTACCTTGGTATACTTGTTTACTTAAATATAAGTCTACAATGGCTCCTAAAGTAAGTAATTTGTTATTTTTAAGAGTGAGTCCGTTTACCAAATAATTTTCTTCACTAAATTGTTTAGTAGCAATAGAAATTAATTGATTGTTTTCTAAATAAACCTTAGCATTGGAAGTGTAAATACTTTCTTTATTTGAAAAAACTCCAGTTAAGCTAAAAAGAGACAAGTTTCCTAATGAAAAATCAAGAGGTGTTATTCCTTTGATTTGGTAGGAATTGATTACTTCATCAACATAAGACTTTCTAGCTAAGGTTACGAAAGATTTATTAGAGGCAGTTTTTATTTGAGAGTAAAAATCCTTTAGATTTAAATTAGAATAAGCTCTTTGTAAAACTTTAAAACTTTCCTCAACAGACTCTACAGTTTTTGTAAGAACCTGCTGGTTATTTATTACTAAGACAATATGTTGTTGTTTATTTTCTTTTAAAAAGTTAATAACCTCTTCTTGATTGTAAAAATCAGCCGTTTCTTTTATAACAAGCTCTTTATTCTTTTTTGTGAGCAAAAGCACATAAAAGACTTCTTTTCCGTTTTCAGTTATAGTATGTTCTACGGAACAGTATGTATTACCGTATAGTAGTCTTTCTTTCAGCATTAACGAATAATGGTTGGTTTAATTAATACTGATAGCTTTTTCTTAGAATCTATTCTAGTTTTTCTACTAAAAAACCATTTAATAATAGGGATTCTTGCTAAAAAAGGAACTCCTGAACCAGAATCATTTTTAACTTTTTCTTCTAGCCCGCCTAAAATAACAACATCCTGATCTTTTACTCTAATAATAGAAGTAAACTCTCTAGAGTCAATACCAGGAGGAGCTTCTTTATCTATTCGCTCTCCATTAAAGCTAGATTGTACTACGTTTATACTCATGGTTATTTGGTTGTCACCAGCCACCATTGGTTTTAAAGCTATGGATAAATCAGCGTTAATAGGAACATAATTTTTAACCTCTGTAGTTTGAGGGTTTTGTGAACCAATAATATCTCTTCTTGTTACTGCGTAGTATGATTGTCTTCCGTTAGATAATAGTGCTTGATGCCCATTTAAAGTAGATAGTTTAGGCGTAGAACGTATTTTTACATTTCCATTGGTTTCCATAGCTTTAATTTTAGCATAAAAATTAGGCACTACTTTTCCTACATTTAATGAACCAAAACCATTAAATCCTCCTATAATTTTATTAATAGTTTTTGCTCCAAGAGTTACATCTCCCGAAGGAAATAATTGACCACTATCTGTAACAGGCTTTTCACCTAACCCAAACTCTACTCCAGTATCAACAGTAGCTGATTTACTTACTTCTAATATCATAACTTCAATTAGAATAACGGGAACAGGTTTGTCTATTTTTTTAATAAATTCCTTGAACTTCTCTATTTTTTGGGTATCACCACTTACAATAAAACTATTATGTTCAATATCTGTCTTAACTTCTAATCCTTGAATTAATTCTTTAGGAAGAATATTTACTAAAGCTTCCGCTTTGCTATTGTAGTTTCCAAATGAACTAGAGTTACGTGTATTTATATTTTGTCTTTGAGAATTAAAAGCAGAACTACTACCAATACGTTGTTGACTAGGATTAGTTAAACTTTGATTGTTAAAACTAGTTGAGCTTCCTTGTCCAAAAAAAGTATTAGGAGAACTAAATTGCCCGCCTCTTGAGCCACCACCTGTAGGTGTAGACATAATTTCAATAGATCGATGTAATAAAGGAACAGTAACAATACTTCGTAACGAGCTTTGATCACTTTTACCTATAAAGTATAAATTGTTCTCCTTTTTAAAAGTATAAGCAGTATCTTCTAGAATTTTGGCTAATAATTTATCATAACTAATGTTTTTTGTTTTAATTGAAGCTTTTCCAATACCTGTAAGTGGAGTACTAGTAAAGATTCCTATGTTTAAATCATAACCAATGTCTTTAATAATAGCAGCAATATCTACATTTTCAAAATCAACTTCTACTATTTTATTAATGCTGTCAGTAACCTTGTAATAGAAATTTGAGTCTTTGTATCTTCTTCTAGGAGTTTGCTTTCCTCTGTTGTTAGTTCCCCTATTATTACTGCTACTTGCTGTTGTACCTAAATCCTCAAATAAATAATAATCATCTTTGGTTTTTGTAACCATTAAATTATTAGAAAAAGCTAATTTATCTAAGGCACTGGCAAAAGGTTTGTTTTGTATATACCCAGAAATCTTTTTAGTTCCTAAGCCAATGGCATACACTAAGTTTTTACCTGTAACATTGGTTATTTTTTTAAAAGCAACAGATAACGAATCGTTATTTAGCTCTAAAGAAATATGATCTGTACTTGAATCATAAGTAACAGGTATTTCTCTAGGTTTTGGTTTTTCTAACTCTGGTTTATATTTTTTTATAGATAAAATATTGCCTATAAAATCAATGGTTAAAGAATGTTCTTTACATAAATATAAAAGTACATTCTGAACAGAAGCATTAGAAAAATTATGGGATAAGACTAAACTTCTTAATTCAGGTTCAACACTTATGTTTACTTTATGTGTATTAGCAACAGATCGTACAAAAACTGGTAACTCAATATTGTTAACACTAAAGTCTACTTTTTGAGATAAGCCAGGTACAGTAGCTTGTAAGTTATTTAAAGTAGAACGTAATTGTTGAATTCTACTACTTTCTTGTTGTGCAAATACATGTGAGTAGCCAACAAATAATAAAACGATTAATGAAATAATAGTCTTTTTCAAGGGTTCATTTTTTATTAATAGTAAAAGGTAAAAATTTCTTTACATAGCATGTGCTGAAACTACGTTTTTTATTCTCCATCATATTCTATCTTTTATTTAATACTTTAATTTAAAACAATATTTCAACAATTGTTTTGTTAATAATTACTTACTATCTTAAAAGTTCTTCAAAACGCAAAAATAGTAACGCGTAACTATTAGTAATATTATCTTAATTTTATTCAAAAAATAAAATCAGGGTGTAAAAGTAAATATTTTTTTACTTTTGACACGATTTTAAATAAATTTTAATATGAAATCGAAACTACTTAAAAAGGTGAATGCTTACAACTTACAAGAGCTTTTAGTTGTATTGGTTATTATTGGTATTCTAATTTTAATAGCATTACCAACTTTGATGCCTCAAATAGCGAAAGCCAAAAGTTTAGAAGCTAAAATTCAGTTAAATCATTTATATGGTTTGCAAAAGAATTACTTTTATCTACATTCTAAGTATTCTAATGACTTTAACCAAATAGATTTTGTTCCGCCAAAAAACGTAAATAATGGAGGAACTGCTTATTATAGTTATGAAATTATTGAATCTTCCAATAATTCATTCAAGGCTAGAGCTACTGCGGTAAGTGACTTTGATGGTGATGGTACGTTTAATGTTTGGGAAGTAAACCAAGATAAAGAACTAAAAGAAGTTGTGAAAGATTAACAGTTTCTGTTTATATAATAGAAAAAATAAGGATGTTGTAAGTAGCATCCTTATTTTTTATCCGATAACTGTACTAAGTTTAAACATAGGAATATACATAGCAATAAGTATGGTAGCAACGATAATACCTAAAATTAAGATGATTAATGGTTCTAAAGCTGTACTTAACATTTTTGATTGATATTCAATGTCTTTATTGTACTGTTCTGTTAAACGACCAAAAATTATTTGATTTTGGTTAGTTTCTTCAGCTACTTTTACTAACGAAACCATTTTAGTATCAAAAACAGAATGCTTTTTAAGGCTTTCAGAAAGTGTTTTACCTACTAGTACATCATTTTCTACCTTTTTTAAGGCAGTTTGCAGCGGAAAAAAGTCAATCATTTTTTGAGTTAATTGAATTCCATTTAAAATAGGAACTTTAGCTCCTATTAATAAAGTTAACGCTTGAGTGAATTGAGCTATTTTAATTTTTCTTATAAATTCACCAACAAAAGGTAATCGTAAATAAATATTAGATGTTATTTTTTTATACCAAATTTTAGATTGAAATGTTTTTTTGAATACTAGAAAGCTTATAATTCCTAGGGCAGCAATCCAGTAATATTCTTTAAACATATTAGATAAACCTATAATTTTGGTGGTAATCCATGGTAACTCTACATTATTTTGTCTGAAAATATCCGCAAACATAGGTACAACAAACTGTAACATGAAAAATACAGCTAAAAAAGCTGTTGATAGAATGATGATAGGGTATGACAAAGCATTCATTACCATTCTTTTTTGTTCATTTCTCTTTTTGTAATAATTACTTAACTCTTCAATAACTTTATCAATAGTTCCTGTTTTTTCACCTATTTCTATAGAATAATATTCATAGGTTGAAAAATGTTTTTGCTCTTTTAATATTTCAGAAAAGTTTTTTCCAGCAATTAATTTTTCAATAATCGTTTTAATTAGTTTTTTATCAGCCTCTTTTTTTTGCTGTTGTACTATTAAGTCTAAAGCATCTTTAAGTTCTAAACCAGCTTGCAATAGTACATATAACTCTGTATAGAATGCTTCTTTCTTTTTATTAGAAAAAGAGCTCCCAAATAAATTGATTTCTTTCTTTAATAGAGCATCAATATCAAAACCTTCGTCTTTTTTATTTTCCTTATTGTTAATATTATCTAGCTGAAATCCCATGTAAACTTATTGATTAAGGTAAAAAGAGGCATCTTTATTGGTGTAAACAAACAACTCTTTGTTAGTATATGTTTTATCAAAAAACAATTTAATAGCATCTATTGTTTCTTTTTGAGTTTCTTTTCCGTTAAAGAAAAATACCTTTTCTTTTACAGCTACAAAAAAACTATCTTTATCTCGTAAAACTACATTGTCTAAAATAGTGTAGGGAACAGTATCATTTTGTTTAATTGCTACAAAAACCTCTTTTGTTTTTTGTTCAATTAGGTGTGCTTCGTTAAAATCTTTCCATAAAACTCTTTCTAAATGCTGAATATCTTGTTTGTACTCCAGGTTGGTTTGAATAAGTTTCATTTGCTTTTGCGTCATAGATAAAACCAAAAAAGCTATAGAAACTACAATGGTAGAAATTACCATAACCACTAAAACTTCTGATAAAGTAAATGCTTTAACTTTCTTCATTCTGCAATATTTTTCTTTTCAATGTTTTGTTTCTTGTTTTAAAAGTAACTTCAAATTCAATAAAACTTGCTGCCTGATTTTTTACCTCTCTAACATCAATAGACCATTGTTCATCATTTGTAATGTATGGTAATTTTAGTTGTTGATGTTTATATTGATAAACAAGTTCATTTATTTTTACCTGAATAGGTTGTGTATCTTTTGCAACTACATTTTGAAGCACATTGCTTAAGATTCCCATGGCAATACCAAAAACAGTAACAATAATAATAGTTGCTACAATAACCTCGTTTAAAGAAGATGCCTTTAGTTTTTTTAGTACAACCATTTTGCAACACTTTTAGTTTTTGGATTTAGGGCTAAACCTACATATTGTTTAGGTAAATCTTTTACATTAATACTTCCGTTATATATATGGTTTATATAAATGCTTCCAAACTGTCCTGTTAAAAAGTTTTTGGTAGTAACAGAACCAGTAACATTACCTAACAACTCAACATTTCCTTCAGAATAAATTTCACCAACAATAGTGGCTTCTTCACTTAATTTTATTTGAGGTTTATAACTCGTTTTTTCTTTGTCTTTTGTTAGGTAAACTATAGTGCCTTTAATTTCAGTATTTTTAGCAATAGTTATTTTATTCTCTTTTTTATCATCAACAGTACTGTATAAAGTAAGTGAACTTGGATAGTTTAATTTACAATTCTCCTCAATTATGATATTCTTAGAGGCAAAGGCTTGAAAGTTGCCTGTAACTCCTTTTAGAATTTCTATTTCAGGAGCAATTAAAATAATGTCATTTAATTTAGCCGAAGAATGTACTTTAATTTTTGTGTTAGACTGAATAATGATATTTCCTTTTAGATTTAAATATTGTAATAAAATGGTTCCACCTCCTTCATAAAGAAATGTAGGATCCTTAAAAGAACGAATAATAGTAGCTTCTTCTTCTAACTCAAATCTTTCTGAACTATTATTAGTATACGATGAGTTGTATATTTCTTTTATTTGGTTGAGATTATTAAGTTTAGGAAGTATACTATTACTTTTAAGTTCTCTACCAAAAATTAATGTTCTACCATAAAAAGAATTTCCAGCTATATTTCCACTTTTTACACCTTGTTTGGGCAAATAGGCATCTCCAATTATTTTGGTTTTTCCTACTAAGACTAATGGCGTGTTGTTGTCTTGGAGGTATATAGATTTTTCATTTTTAGTTTTCCATGCCATTAAAGCTACTTTCTGAAAGAAATCGTTATTAATTTTAGAGGTGATGGTAACAATATCAAACAAACCCCAAGCCTTTTTTTGGAGCGAAGTACTTTCTTTTGGATTGTTAGAAAACTGCTTGTTAATAGTTTCATTATAATTTATTGAATGAAACTTTAGATAATCAAAACCATTATTTACATTGTAAATAGCTTCTTTATAGGCGTCATGTTTTATAGATAATTGACGTTGCACGTACATAAAACTCATAAAAGCTAATAAGGTAATTGCAATAATTACCGATATGATGAGCACATATTGCAATGCTCCAGCTTTTAATTTGTTTAGTTTGAAGGACATTATTGCTTAAGAGGGATTATTTTCTTTTCACCTTTATAAATGATAGTTATTTCTTCAGGGGTTCCTGAAAGTAATTTAATATCATTACGTACACTGTTAGGTTTCATAAACTCTTGATTACTATTTATGGTAACTATGTATGATTTTGTATTACCACTTTCTACAATTCCATTGTAAATAATATTAGGAAAAATAACAGGCGTTGTATTTTTTTTCTTGGTAGTTGCTTTTCGTTTCTTTTTAGGTTGATTGGCTAGTTTTCCCAAAAAAGGATCCCTATTATGTTTTTGGACAGTATATAATTCCTTATTCATTTTTTTTATTGAAGAAGTTTTTTGAAAAACTGTTTCAGGAAGTTCTTCTTCTTCAGGATTTAAATGACTGTATATTTGATAACCTATAATACCCCAAACGGCTATTACCGCAATCATGAGTAAGTATGTTTTTTGTTGCTTTGTCATACTATTTTATGATATTAATAAAGAATACACTTCATCTATAGACGTAATACCTTGTTTAACTAGTTCAAGTGCATTCTTTTTTAACGTTTTAATGTTATTTTCTTCTAAGTAACTATCTACTTCTAATTCTTCTCTTTTTATAGCTTTAACAATAGGTTTGGTAACAGGAATAATTTCGTAAATAGCTTTTCTGCCTTTATAACCTGTTTGATAACAATGTTCACACCCTACGGCTACGTGGTGTGTATCTATATACTCTTGTAATTCTTGATAATCAAAAGCATCATCTGTTATTTTTTCTTCTACTTTACAATGATTACATAATTTTCTAACCAATCGTTGTGCAACACTTACATTTAATGTACTGGCAATTAAAAACGATGGAACCCCCATGTCAATTAATCTAGAAATGGTTCCCCAAGCCGAATTGGTGTGGATGGTAGACAAAACCAAATGCCCAGTTAAAGCAGCTCTAATGGCCATGTTTGCAGTTGCTACATCTCTAATTTCTCCAACCATAATAACATCAGGATCTTGACGTAAAAAGGTGCGTAATGTACTAGCAAAGTCTAAACCAATGTTTTCTTTTAATTGAACCTGATTAACACCTTCTAAGGTATATTCAATCGGATCTTCAATAGTTAAAATATTAGTGTCCTCGTTATTTAATTGTTTAAGTGTAGCATATAATGTAGTAGTTTTACCAGAACCAGTAGGACCAGAAATTAAAATAATTCCATTAGGTTTTTTTATGGCTCTTTTGTAACTTTTGATTTCTTCCTCAGTAAAACCTAATTTACTTAATTGAATACCCGCATTATTCTTTGATAAAATACGAAGAACTAGTTTTTCACCATGCAGAGTAGGCAACGAAGATACTCTGATGTCGAAATCTTCATATTCAGTACTTACATTAATACGTCCATCTTGAGGTAAACGTTTTTCTGAAATATCCATACCGCCCATAATTTTCAGTCGGTTTACAATTTTAGGATACTCATCAAAAGGAATAATATATTGTTCAATTAACTTCCCGTCAATTCTAAAGCGAACTCTTTTTTGCTTTTCAAAAGCTTCAAAGTGAATATCACTACTCCCTATTTCTTTAGCTTCATGAATCATATTCAATAGAAAGTCATCAGAATATTGTAATGTAGAGCTTGTTTTGGTATCTCTTTTTCGGTAATTTTTTTGTAAGTAGTTATTAATAGTACCACTTAATTCATGTTGTAAAAAAACAGCTTTTCCTAAAACAATTTGTAATTCATTTTGTAAATCTTCAATATTTTCTGAATCAGTAATGAAAGTATAAGAGTTATTTTCTTCTTTGACAGGAATAATACGATAATCGTATGCTAAATCTGAAGAGATTAATTGTAAAACTTCAGTAGGTAAATCAAAATTATTCTCTTTCATTATAGAGCGTATAGATTAACAAAATTAAAGGTCAAATTTATAAATAAAATGATAAACAAAAACAGTGCTTGAAGCCCAGCCAAAGGAGCGACTTTCTGTTGTAAGTTAGGTTTTACTATTAAAAATAGGAGTAATGAAAACACTAAGGATAATGAAAGTAAAATTAAAAAAGAGGTTATAGGAAAGCTTACAGCTAAAGTAATAAAAAACAAAACATCACCTAAACCAATACCCTCATTAATCTTTTTTTTCATTTTAAACTTACTATAAAGATGCAGTATACCTATTATTATAAGTATAAAACCAATATTGGTACTAACATTAAGTATAAATACGCTTGGTAGTGTATTTAGATAGTAAATAGTACCTCCAAGTACTATGGTAGTAATTAAAACCCAAGCACTCACTTTTCTTTCTTTAGAATCTTGATAAAAAATAATTAGTAATAAAATTAAGTATATATATATCAACTTTTTATTTGCAAAATTACTATAGTTTGTTCTTTAAATCAAAAAGAAAACATAATTAAAACAGTATTAATGTTAAATTATTTTAAAGTAATGTTTATTATTATTTATGTGTAAATGGTTTTTAGTATTTAGGTGTTAGTGTTATTTATTTGATTTTGAGAATATTATATTAGTAATGGGTAAGATTAACAAAATGTTAATGTACAGATTATTATAACTTTAACCAAACTTTAAAATCCTTCTAACCATGTTAAAATCAAAACCTAAACTTTATGGTTTTTTGGTTGCTACATTAATTGTATGCAGTTGCCAAAAAAATGAAACCGAAACTTCAGAACAACTAACAGCTGAAGCGCAAAAAACGTTCAACTATTTAACTAAAGTTGAGAATTACAGTCCTGATTTACTTAAAGTAGATTACAAAACCAAGTCGTTTATTTACGATAATGATGCGGCATTGGCTTTTGGTATTGAAAAGAATGTTCCTCCAAAAATTAAAGGTAATGATTCCGCTCAACGGAATCAATGGATGGGTAATTCTGGTGTGTTATATGTAAACTCTAGAAATATAACTTATTATCTAGAGAATAATTTTCCAAATCAATACTCAAATGCCTTTGCGTGGGCAGCATATCATTGGAGTAGGGTGAGTCCTAATATTAACTTTAGGAGAACTAACAATAGAAATACTGCGAGAGTACTGGTGAGTTCTTATTACAATGCTAGTGATAGAGCTTGGGCAAGAGCACAATTACCTAGAAGAGATGGCTACACGGGGACTTGGGTAAGTATTAATACAGCCAATGCATTGAATACTACTAATGAAACTACAAAAATGACATTAATGATTCATGAACTGGGACATATTCTTGGATTTGAACATTCTGATCAGACTAGAGGTAACTTAATTCCAGGAACATACGGGCCAAGTTACCATGCGTCCAATAATTGTGGTTCAATCATGAAGTCTTCAGTATATAATTGTAATTGGAGATCTGGTAGCACAGCTACAGGTTGGACTAGAGATGATAGAACATCAATAAGATGGGCATATAAATAAACTAGAAGTTTAATTACTACTATTTATTACTAATTTAAATTAAGAAAGGCTACTTATAAATCCTATAAGTAGTCTTTTATTTATAGTAAGCTTTCAATAACTCTTTTTAAATTATCAATGTCTAAACCACATTCTTTTTGTAATTCCTCCACAGTTCCGTGTTCTATAAAATTATCGGGTATTCCTAACACTTTGATAGTTCCAGTATAATTTTGTTGAGCAGCTACTTCTAGTATTGCACTTCCAAAACCTCCTTTTACGGAATTATCTTCTACAGTTATTATTTTAGAGTGCTTTTGAAAGATGTTTTTTAGAAGTTTTTGGTCTAACGGTTTCACAAAGCGCATATCATAGTGAGCTATTAAATCATTATTGGTTATGGTTTCAATGATTTCAGAAATAGTTTTAGCTACAGTTCCGATTGTTAGTATGGCTAATTCAGTTCCTTCTTTTATGCACACTCCTTTACCTAACGGAATTTTTTTAAAAGGTAATTCCCAATTCTGAATATTCCCTCTTCCTCTTGGGTATCGTATAGCAATAGGTTGTTTTATTCCTAATTGAACAGTGTATAAAATATTTCGTAGTTCAATTTCATTTCTGGGAGCAAAGATGGTTAAGTTTGGAATACATCTTAAATAAGCTAAATCAAAAACACCATGATGTGTTGCTCCATCTTGCCCTACTAATCCAGCTCTATCTAAACAGAAAATAACAGGTAGTTTTTGTAGAGCGACATCATGTATTATTTGGTCATACGCTCGTTGTAAAAAAGTAGAATAAATATTACAATAGGGAATTAAACCTTCAGAAGCCATACCAGCAGCTAAGGTTACAGCATGTTGTTCAGCAATACCTACATCAAAAGTTCTTTCAGGATAACTTTCTAGTAAAAACTTTAAAGAACTTCCAGTTAACATAGCAGGTGTAATACCTACTATTTTCGTATTAGAACTGGCCAATTCTACAATAGTTTTCCCAAAAACATCTTGAAACTTAGTGAATTTGTTTTCTTGTTTAGGTAGTACATTTCCAGATATTTTGTCAAATTTTCCAGGTGCATGATATTTTACTTGATTTTCTTCTGCTTGTTTTAATCCTTTGCCCTTAGTAGTAATTACATGAAGAAATTTAGGACCGTTGATGTTTTTTAGTCGATCTAATTCTCTTAATAGTTCTTCCAAATTATGTCCATCTATTGGCC encodes the following:
- a CDS encoding type IV pilin protein — encoded protein: MKSKLLKKVNAYNLQELLVVLVIIGILILIALPTLMPQIAKAKSLEAKIQLNHLYGLQKNYFYLHSKYSNDFNQIDFVPPKNVNNGGTAYYSYEIIESSNNSFKARATAVSDFDGDGTFNVWEVNQDKELKEVVKD
- a CDS encoding M57 family metalloprotease, yielding MLKSKPKLYGFLVATLIVCSCQKNETETSEQLTAEAQKTFNYLTKVENYSPDLLKVDYKTKSFIYDNDAALAFGIEKNVPPKIKGNDSAQRNQWMGNSGVLYVNSRNITYYLENNFPNQYSNAFAWAAYHWSRVSPNINFRRTNNRNTARVLVSSYYNASDRAWARAQLPRRDGYTGTWVSINTANALNTTNETTKMTLMIHELGHILGFEHSDQTRGNLIPGTYGPSYHASNNCGSIMKSSVYNCNWRSGSTATGWTRDDRTSIRWAYK
- a CDS encoding type II secretion system F family protein; its protein translation is MGFQLDNINNKENKKDEGFDIDALLKKEINLFGSSFSNKKKEAFYTELYVLLQAGLELKDALDLIVQQQKKEADKKLIKTIIEKLIAGKNFSEILKEQKHFSTYEYYSIEIGEKTGTIDKVIEELSNYYKKRNEQKRMVMNALSYPIIILSTAFLAVFFMLQFVVPMFADIFRQNNVELPWITTKIIGLSNMFKEYYWIAALGIISFLVFKKTFQSKIWYKKITSNIYLRLPFVGEFIRKIKIAQFTQALTLLIGAKVPILNGIQLTQKMIDFFPLQTALKKVENDVLVGKTLSESLKKHSVFDTKMVSLVKVAEETNQNQIIFGRLTEQYNKDIEYQSKMLSTALEPLIILILGIIVATILIAMYIPMFKLSTVIG
- a CDS encoding GspE/PulE family protein, which gives rise to MKENNFDLPTEVLQLISSDLAYDYRIIPVKEENNSYTFITDSENIEDLQNELQIVLGKAVFLQHELSGTINNYLQKNYRKRDTKTSSTLQYSDDFLLNMIHEAKEIGSSDIHFEAFEKQKRVRFRIDGKLIEQYIIPFDEYPKIVNRLKIMGGMDISEKRLPQDGRINVSTEYEDFDIRVSSLPTLHGEKLVLRILSKNNAGIQLSKLGFTEEEIKSYKRAIKKPNGIILISGPTGSGKTTTLYATLKQLNNEDTNILTIEDPIEYTLEGVNQVQLKENIGLDFASTLRTFLRQDPDVIMVGEIRDVATANMAIRAALTGHLVLSTIHTNSAWGTISRLIDMGVPSFLIASTLNVSVAQRLVRKLCNHCKVEEKITDDAFDYQELQEYIDTHHVAVGCEHCYQTGYKGRKAIYEIIPVTKPIVKAIKREELEVDSYLEENNIKTLKKNALELVKQGITSIDEVYSLLIS
- a CDS encoding prepilin peptidase → MIYIYLILLLIIFYQDSKERKVSAWVLITTIVLGGTIYYLNTLPSVFILNVSTNIGFILIIIGILHLYSKFKMKKKINEGIGLGDVLFFITLAVSFPITSFLILLSLSLVFSLLLFLIVKPNLQQKVAPLAGLQALFLFIILFINLTFNFVNLYAL
- a CDS encoding type II secretion system protein — translated: MKKVKAFTLSEVLVVMVISTIVVSIAFLVLSMTQKQMKLIQTNLEYKQDIQHLERVLWKDFNEAHLIEQKTKEVFVAIKQNDTVPYTILDNVVLRDKDSFFVAVKEKVFFFNGKETQKETIDAIKLFFDKTYTNKELFVYTNKDASFYLNQ
- a CDS encoding PilN domain-containing protein — encoded protein: MLKERLLYGNTYCSVEHTITENGKEVFYVLLLTKKNKELVIKETADFYNQEEVINFLKENKQQHIVLVINNQQVLTKTVESVEESFKVLQRAYSNLNLKDFYSQIKTASNKSFVTLARKSYVDEVINSYQIKGITPLDFSLGNLSLFSLTGVFSNKESIYTSNAKVYLENNQLISIATKQFSEENYLVNGLTLKNNKLLTLGAIVDLYLSKQVYQGKERIDEFVSKTIFTKGFKAALIAFFVALLFNFIAFNSYYSKVQKLSDQLDLYRDNKEKLTSIQETVLEKKKFLQEIQNYSSTSYAKYIDQISNFVPASILLTEFNFQPFTATIKEGKEISNQLHQINIKGVLKKENEFSNWIDAIEKIDWVKEVSKLAIDNDKKNRFSKFNITITIKNEL